From one Mobula hypostoma chromosome 28, sMobHyp1.1, whole genome shotgun sequence genomic stretch:
- the fgd1 gene encoding FYVE, RhoGEF and PH domain-containing protein 1 isoform X1, which translates to MRGNRPNCVPLSQAPRRPDGANSPREPPSTPPPPPPPPRAMRFSFHGRAPQPTRPGEPGRPGTPASRSLVKSMSLDSSPGLDAPRGKAQASGLPAAEHPSPVRTVGERPSASHRSVGAKPQVPPKPTHLHRPWRTEPIPPAPSRPLPADPRGSPSTPQDVLNPSLSPARVSSLIEKFERENIPLGPEICWSGLSPADGGCVAPGNGSGLKATMVERLNSLESGISMDFVEGSDAGSGVGPEGGGASSSCSSASSSSSASSSSSSMPPPSAPSKRPNRDSGIGSLSSPGIGDEACFAGEEGLPQPRASRPSGRDSEGDSDLEEGSGYEEKEEEEEEEECKGDRGEGDGGVATPVFERQDSAELTIQQKVYQIANELLITEKAYVSRLYLLDKVFCARLMEEARCRNSLPEEVVNSIFSNICSIHLFHQQFLLPELERRMLEWESKPRIGDILQKLAPFLKMYGEYVKNFDRAMELVNIWVEKSAHFKSTLQDIQKDELCGNLTLQHHMLEPVQRIPRYELLLKDYLKKLPEDSPDRKDSEKSLELISTAADHSNAAIRKMERMHKLLKVYELLGGEEDIVNPTNELIKEGHILKLSAKNGSTQDRYLILFNNRLLYCVPKLRLIGQKFSVRARIDVDGMEVKETSTQNSCRTFLVSGKQRSLELQARTQEEKKDWIQAIQATIRRHEQTLETFKVLSGSLRDDETPPASPNTELGKRAPTPIREKEVSLCMKCQEPFNSITKRRHHCKACGHVVCGKCSEFRARLVYDNNRTNRVCRDCYEVLHGSPAGTPQRASYSQRRKSILEKQASVAAENSVICSFLHYMERGAKGWHKGWCVIPENEPLVLYIYGAPQDVKALRSVPLIGFEVGTPDPGEKTERRHSFLMSQSHLTLHFSAESEDLLQRWVNALSRAARGEAEGGSGTDGQLAEQGPWDHSGSPPGLSQTPST; encoded by the exons GGACGCCAGCCTCCCGATCGCTTGTGAAGAGCATGTCCCTGGACTCCAGCCCAGGACTGGATGCTCCGCGGGGAAAAGCCCAGGCTTCCGGCCTACCGGCCGCCGAGCACCCCTCACCAGTGAGGACGGTCGGGGAGAGGCCGTCTGCCAGCCACAGATCTGTGGGGGCGAAGCCGCAAG tGCCTCCGAAGCCAACGCACCTCCATCGCCCTTGGCGGACGGAGCCCATCCCGCCGGCGCCCTCCCGGCCGCTGCCCGCTGACCCCAGGGGCTCCCCTTCCACTCCCCAGGACGTCCTGAACCCCAGCCTCAGCCCGGCACGAGTCTCCTCCCTCATTGAGAAGTTCGAACG cgAAAATATCCCACTGGGGCCTGAGATATGCTGGTCGGGCCTGAGCCCAGCAGATGGAGGCTGTGTCGCCCCCGGCAACGGGTCAGGCCTGAAGGCCACCATGGTGGAGCGGCTCAACTCGCTGGAGTCCGGCATCAGCATGGACTTCGTGGAGGGTTCGGACGCTGGGAGCGGAGTGGGGCCAGAGGGCGGAGGGGCCTCCTCGTCCTGCTCCTCGGCCTCCTCTTCTTCTTCGGCCTCCTCATCCTCTTCCTCCATGCCTCCTCCCTCCGCCCCGTCCAAGAGGCCCAACCGGGACAGTGGCATCGGCAGCCTCAGCTCTCCAGGCATTGGCGATGAGGCATGTTTCGCTGGCGAGGAGGGCCTGCCTCAGCCCAGGGCCTCTCGCCCCTCTGGCCGTGACTCTGAGGGTGACAGCGACCTGGAGGAGGGGAGCGGGTAcgaggagaaggaagaggaggaggaggaagaggagtgcAAGGGTGATCGGGGTGAGGGGGACGGTGGAGTGGCCACTCCCGTGTTCGAGCGGCAGGATTCGGCTGAG CTGACGATCCAACAGAAGGTGTACCAGATCGCCAATGAGCTGTTGATCACGGAGAAAGCTTACGTCTCCCGACTGTACCTGCTCGACAAG gtGTTCTGCGCCCGGCTGATGGAGGAGGCTCGCTGCCGGAACTCTCTTCCCGAGGAGGTCGTCAACTCCATCTTCTCCAACATCTGCTCCATCCATCTCTTCCACCAGCAGTTCCTGCTGCCCGAGCTCGAGAGGAGGATGCTGGAGTG GGAGTCGAAACCGAGGATCGGAGACATCCTCCAGAAATTAGCTCCCTTCCTCAAGATGTATGGGGAGTACGTGAAGAACTTTGACAGAGCCATGGAACTGGTGAACATCTGGGTGGAGAAATCAGCTCATTTCAAGTCCACGCTACAAGATATCCAG AAGGATGAGCTGTGCGGAAACCTGACGCTACAGCATCACATGTTGGAGCCTGTGCAAAGGATCCCACGTTATGAGCTCCTCCTGAAGGACTACCTGAAAAAACTGCCCGAGGATTCGCCTGACCGCAAGGACTCAGAAA aatctctggagctgattTCAACGGCGGCTGATCATTCCAATGCCGCCATCCGTAAGATG GAACGGATGCACAAGCTCCTCAAAGTCTACGAGCTGTTGGGGGGCGAAGAGGACATTGTGAACCCCACCAATGAGCTGATAAAGGAGGGTCACATCCTGAAACTCTCAGCCAAGAATGGGAGCACCCAGGACCGATACCTTATTCTG ttcAACAATCGGTTACTGTACTGTGTTCCCAAGCTGAGGCTGATTGGTCAGAAGTTCAGCGTCCGGGCACGGATTGACGTGGACGGCATGGAG GTGAAGGAGACCAGTACACAGAACTCATGCCGGACGTTCCTCGTTTCTGGAAAACAGCGTTCCCTGGAATTACAGGCCAG AACACAGGAAGAAAAGAAGGATTGGATTCAG GCGATCCAGGCAACAATTCGGAGACACGAGCAAACCCTGGAGACCTTCAAAGTGCTAAGCGGTTCACTCAGGGATGATGAGACACCTCCCGCGTCGCCA AACACGGAGCTGGGAAAGCGGGCTCCCACTCCGATCCGGGAGAAGGAGGTCAGCCTGTGCATGAAGTGCCAAGAGCCATTTAACTCCATCACGAAACGCCGGCACCACTGCAAGGCCTGTGGGCAC GTGGTGTGTGGCAAATGTTCCGAATTCCGGGCTCGGCTGGTGTACGATAACAACCGCACCAACAGGGTGTGTCGGGATTGCTACGAGGTTCTGCACGGATCGCCAGCGGGAACGCCACAGCGGGCATCGTATTCCCAACGGAGGAAGTCCATCCTGGAG AAACAGGCCTCGGTGGCAGCAGAGAACAGCGTCATCTGCAGCTTCCTGCATTACATGGAGAGGGGAGCCAAGGGCTGGCACAAGGGCTGGTGTGTCATCCCGGAGAATGAGCCCCTCGTGCTCTACATCTACGGAGCCCCTCAG GACGTGAAGGCTCTCCGCAGCGTCCCGCTAATCGGCTTCGAGGTGGGCACCCCGGATCCCGGAGAGAAGACGGAACGTCGGCACTCTTTCCTCATGTCGCAGAGCCACCTCACCCTGCACTTCAGCGCCGAGTCTGAGGACTTGCTGCAGCGCTGGGTGAACGCCCTGTCTCGGGCGGCGCGGGGCGAGGCAGAGGGGGGCAGCGGCACCGATGGACAGCTGGCAGAGCAGGGGCCGTGGGACCACAGCGGATCCCCTCCTGGACTGAGCCAAACCCCCAGCACCTAA
- the fgd1 gene encoding FYVE, RhoGEF and PH domain-containing protein 1 isoform X2, producing the protein MRGNRPNCVPLSQAPRRPDGANSPREPPSTPPPPPPPPRAMRFSFHGRAPQPTRPGEPGRPGTPASRSLVKSMSLDSSPGLDAPRGKAQASGLPAAEHPSPVRTVGERPSASHRSVGAKPQVPPKPTHLHRPWRTEPIPPAPSRPLPADPRGSPSTPQDVLNPSLSPARVSSLIEKFERENIPLGPEICWSGLSPADGGCVAPGNGSGLKATMVERLNSLESGISMDFVEGSDAGSGVGPEGGGASSSCSSASSSSSASSSSSSMPPPSAPSKRPNRDSGIGSLSSPGIGDEACFAGEEGLPQPRASRPSGRDSEGDSDLEEGSGYEEKEEEEEEEECKGDRGEGDGGVATPVFERQDSAEKVYQIANELLITEKAYVSRLYLLDKVFCARLMEEARCRNSLPEEVVNSIFSNICSIHLFHQQFLLPELERRMLEWESKPRIGDILQKLAPFLKMYGEYVKNFDRAMELVNIWVEKSAHFKSTLQDIQKDELCGNLTLQHHMLEPVQRIPRYELLLKDYLKKLPEDSPDRKDSEKSLELISTAADHSNAAIRKMERMHKLLKVYELLGGEEDIVNPTNELIKEGHILKLSAKNGSTQDRYLILFNNRLLYCVPKLRLIGQKFSVRARIDVDGMEVKETSTQNSCRTFLVSGKQRSLELQARTQEEKKDWIQAIQATIRRHEQTLETFKVLSGSLRDDETPPASPNTELGKRAPTPIREKEVSLCMKCQEPFNSITKRRHHCKACGHVVCGKCSEFRARLVYDNNRTNRVCRDCYEVLHGSPAGTPQRASYSQRRKSILEKQASVAAENSVICSFLHYMERGAKGWHKGWCVIPENEPLVLYIYGAPQDVKALRSVPLIGFEVGTPDPGEKTERRHSFLMSQSHLTLHFSAESEDLLQRWVNALSRAARGEAEGGSGTDGQLAEQGPWDHSGSPPGLSQTPST; encoded by the exons GGACGCCAGCCTCCCGATCGCTTGTGAAGAGCATGTCCCTGGACTCCAGCCCAGGACTGGATGCTCCGCGGGGAAAAGCCCAGGCTTCCGGCCTACCGGCCGCCGAGCACCCCTCACCAGTGAGGACGGTCGGGGAGAGGCCGTCTGCCAGCCACAGATCTGTGGGGGCGAAGCCGCAAG tGCCTCCGAAGCCAACGCACCTCCATCGCCCTTGGCGGACGGAGCCCATCCCGCCGGCGCCCTCCCGGCCGCTGCCCGCTGACCCCAGGGGCTCCCCTTCCACTCCCCAGGACGTCCTGAACCCCAGCCTCAGCCCGGCACGAGTCTCCTCCCTCATTGAGAAGTTCGAACG cgAAAATATCCCACTGGGGCCTGAGATATGCTGGTCGGGCCTGAGCCCAGCAGATGGAGGCTGTGTCGCCCCCGGCAACGGGTCAGGCCTGAAGGCCACCATGGTGGAGCGGCTCAACTCGCTGGAGTCCGGCATCAGCATGGACTTCGTGGAGGGTTCGGACGCTGGGAGCGGAGTGGGGCCAGAGGGCGGAGGGGCCTCCTCGTCCTGCTCCTCGGCCTCCTCTTCTTCTTCGGCCTCCTCATCCTCTTCCTCCATGCCTCCTCCCTCCGCCCCGTCCAAGAGGCCCAACCGGGACAGTGGCATCGGCAGCCTCAGCTCTCCAGGCATTGGCGATGAGGCATGTTTCGCTGGCGAGGAGGGCCTGCCTCAGCCCAGGGCCTCTCGCCCCTCTGGCCGTGACTCTGAGGGTGACAGCGACCTGGAGGAGGGGAGCGGGTAcgaggagaaggaagaggaggaggaggaagaggagtgcAAGGGTGATCGGGGTGAGGGGGACGGTGGAGTGGCCACTCCCGTGTTCGAGCGGCAGGATTCGGCTGAG AAGGTGTACCAGATCGCCAATGAGCTGTTGATCACGGAGAAAGCTTACGTCTCCCGACTGTACCTGCTCGACAAG gtGTTCTGCGCCCGGCTGATGGAGGAGGCTCGCTGCCGGAACTCTCTTCCCGAGGAGGTCGTCAACTCCATCTTCTCCAACATCTGCTCCATCCATCTCTTCCACCAGCAGTTCCTGCTGCCCGAGCTCGAGAGGAGGATGCTGGAGTG GGAGTCGAAACCGAGGATCGGAGACATCCTCCAGAAATTAGCTCCCTTCCTCAAGATGTATGGGGAGTACGTGAAGAACTTTGACAGAGCCATGGAACTGGTGAACATCTGGGTGGAGAAATCAGCTCATTTCAAGTCCACGCTACAAGATATCCAG AAGGATGAGCTGTGCGGAAACCTGACGCTACAGCATCACATGTTGGAGCCTGTGCAAAGGATCCCACGTTATGAGCTCCTCCTGAAGGACTACCTGAAAAAACTGCCCGAGGATTCGCCTGACCGCAAGGACTCAGAAA aatctctggagctgattTCAACGGCGGCTGATCATTCCAATGCCGCCATCCGTAAGATG GAACGGATGCACAAGCTCCTCAAAGTCTACGAGCTGTTGGGGGGCGAAGAGGACATTGTGAACCCCACCAATGAGCTGATAAAGGAGGGTCACATCCTGAAACTCTCAGCCAAGAATGGGAGCACCCAGGACCGATACCTTATTCTG ttcAACAATCGGTTACTGTACTGTGTTCCCAAGCTGAGGCTGATTGGTCAGAAGTTCAGCGTCCGGGCACGGATTGACGTGGACGGCATGGAG GTGAAGGAGACCAGTACACAGAACTCATGCCGGACGTTCCTCGTTTCTGGAAAACAGCGTTCCCTGGAATTACAGGCCAG AACACAGGAAGAAAAGAAGGATTGGATTCAG GCGATCCAGGCAACAATTCGGAGACACGAGCAAACCCTGGAGACCTTCAAAGTGCTAAGCGGTTCACTCAGGGATGATGAGACACCTCCCGCGTCGCCA AACACGGAGCTGGGAAAGCGGGCTCCCACTCCGATCCGGGAGAAGGAGGTCAGCCTGTGCATGAAGTGCCAAGAGCCATTTAACTCCATCACGAAACGCCGGCACCACTGCAAGGCCTGTGGGCAC GTGGTGTGTGGCAAATGTTCCGAATTCCGGGCTCGGCTGGTGTACGATAACAACCGCACCAACAGGGTGTGTCGGGATTGCTACGAGGTTCTGCACGGATCGCCAGCGGGAACGCCACAGCGGGCATCGTATTCCCAACGGAGGAAGTCCATCCTGGAG AAACAGGCCTCGGTGGCAGCAGAGAACAGCGTCATCTGCAGCTTCCTGCATTACATGGAGAGGGGAGCCAAGGGCTGGCACAAGGGCTGGTGTGTCATCCCGGAGAATGAGCCCCTCGTGCTCTACATCTACGGAGCCCCTCAG GACGTGAAGGCTCTCCGCAGCGTCCCGCTAATCGGCTTCGAGGTGGGCACCCCGGATCCCGGAGAGAAGACGGAACGTCGGCACTCTTTCCTCATGTCGCAGAGCCACCTCACCCTGCACTTCAGCGCCGAGTCTGAGGACTTGCTGCAGCGCTGGGTGAACGCCCTGTCTCGGGCGGCGCGGGGCGAGGCAGAGGGGGGCAGCGGCACCGATGGACAGCTGGCAGAGCAGGGGCCGTGGGACCACAGCGGATCCCCTCCTGGACTGAGCCAAACCCCCAGCACCTAA
- the fgd1 gene encoding FYVE, RhoGEF and PH domain-containing protein 1 isoform X3, translating to MSLDSSPGLDAPRGKAQASGLPAAEHPSPVRTVGERPSASHRSVGAKPQVPPKPTHLHRPWRTEPIPPAPSRPLPADPRGSPSTPQDVLNPSLSPARVSSLIEKFERENIPLGPEICWSGLSPADGGCVAPGNGSGLKATMVERLNSLESGISMDFVEGSDAGSGVGPEGGGASSSCSSASSSSSASSSSSSMPPPSAPSKRPNRDSGIGSLSSPGIGDEACFAGEEGLPQPRASRPSGRDSEGDSDLEEGSGYEEKEEEEEEEECKGDRGEGDGGVATPVFERQDSAELTIQQKVYQIANELLITEKAYVSRLYLLDKVFCARLMEEARCRNSLPEEVVNSIFSNICSIHLFHQQFLLPELERRMLEWESKPRIGDILQKLAPFLKMYGEYVKNFDRAMELVNIWVEKSAHFKSTLQDIQKDELCGNLTLQHHMLEPVQRIPRYELLLKDYLKKLPEDSPDRKDSEKSLELISTAADHSNAAIRKMERMHKLLKVYELLGGEEDIVNPTNELIKEGHILKLSAKNGSTQDRYLILFNNRLLYCVPKLRLIGQKFSVRARIDVDGMEVKETSTQNSCRTFLVSGKQRSLELQARTQEEKKDWIQAIQATIRRHEQTLETFKVLSGSLRDDETPPASPNTELGKRAPTPIREKEVSLCMKCQEPFNSITKRRHHCKACGHVVCGKCSEFRARLVYDNNRTNRVCRDCYEVLHGSPAGTPQRASYSQRRKSILEKQASVAAENSVICSFLHYMERGAKGWHKGWCVIPENEPLVLYIYGAPQDVKALRSVPLIGFEVGTPDPGEKTERRHSFLMSQSHLTLHFSAESEDLLQRWVNALSRAARGEAEGGSGTDGQLAEQGPWDHSGSPPGLSQTPST from the exons ATGTCCCTGGACTCCAGCCCAGGACTGGATGCTCCGCGGGGAAAAGCCCAGGCTTCCGGCCTACCGGCCGCCGAGCACCCCTCACCAGTGAGGACGGTCGGGGAGAGGCCGTCTGCCAGCCACAGATCTGTGGGGGCGAAGCCGCAAG tGCCTCCGAAGCCAACGCACCTCCATCGCCCTTGGCGGACGGAGCCCATCCCGCCGGCGCCCTCCCGGCCGCTGCCCGCTGACCCCAGGGGCTCCCCTTCCACTCCCCAGGACGTCCTGAACCCCAGCCTCAGCCCGGCACGAGTCTCCTCCCTCATTGAGAAGTTCGAACG cgAAAATATCCCACTGGGGCCTGAGATATGCTGGTCGGGCCTGAGCCCAGCAGATGGAGGCTGTGTCGCCCCCGGCAACGGGTCAGGCCTGAAGGCCACCATGGTGGAGCGGCTCAACTCGCTGGAGTCCGGCATCAGCATGGACTTCGTGGAGGGTTCGGACGCTGGGAGCGGAGTGGGGCCAGAGGGCGGAGGGGCCTCCTCGTCCTGCTCCTCGGCCTCCTCTTCTTCTTCGGCCTCCTCATCCTCTTCCTCCATGCCTCCTCCCTCCGCCCCGTCCAAGAGGCCCAACCGGGACAGTGGCATCGGCAGCCTCAGCTCTCCAGGCATTGGCGATGAGGCATGTTTCGCTGGCGAGGAGGGCCTGCCTCAGCCCAGGGCCTCTCGCCCCTCTGGCCGTGACTCTGAGGGTGACAGCGACCTGGAGGAGGGGAGCGGGTAcgaggagaaggaagaggaggaggaggaagaggagtgcAAGGGTGATCGGGGTGAGGGGGACGGTGGAGTGGCCACTCCCGTGTTCGAGCGGCAGGATTCGGCTGAG CTGACGATCCAACAGAAGGTGTACCAGATCGCCAATGAGCTGTTGATCACGGAGAAAGCTTACGTCTCCCGACTGTACCTGCTCGACAAG gtGTTCTGCGCCCGGCTGATGGAGGAGGCTCGCTGCCGGAACTCTCTTCCCGAGGAGGTCGTCAACTCCATCTTCTCCAACATCTGCTCCATCCATCTCTTCCACCAGCAGTTCCTGCTGCCCGAGCTCGAGAGGAGGATGCTGGAGTG GGAGTCGAAACCGAGGATCGGAGACATCCTCCAGAAATTAGCTCCCTTCCTCAAGATGTATGGGGAGTACGTGAAGAACTTTGACAGAGCCATGGAACTGGTGAACATCTGGGTGGAGAAATCAGCTCATTTCAAGTCCACGCTACAAGATATCCAG AAGGATGAGCTGTGCGGAAACCTGACGCTACAGCATCACATGTTGGAGCCTGTGCAAAGGATCCCACGTTATGAGCTCCTCCTGAAGGACTACCTGAAAAAACTGCCCGAGGATTCGCCTGACCGCAAGGACTCAGAAA aatctctggagctgattTCAACGGCGGCTGATCATTCCAATGCCGCCATCCGTAAGATG GAACGGATGCACAAGCTCCTCAAAGTCTACGAGCTGTTGGGGGGCGAAGAGGACATTGTGAACCCCACCAATGAGCTGATAAAGGAGGGTCACATCCTGAAACTCTCAGCCAAGAATGGGAGCACCCAGGACCGATACCTTATTCTG ttcAACAATCGGTTACTGTACTGTGTTCCCAAGCTGAGGCTGATTGGTCAGAAGTTCAGCGTCCGGGCACGGATTGACGTGGACGGCATGGAG GTGAAGGAGACCAGTACACAGAACTCATGCCGGACGTTCCTCGTTTCTGGAAAACAGCGTTCCCTGGAATTACAGGCCAG AACACAGGAAGAAAAGAAGGATTGGATTCAG GCGATCCAGGCAACAATTCGGAGACACGAGCAAACCCTGGAGACCTTCAAAGTGCTAAGCGGTTCACTCAGGGATGATGAGACACCTCCCGCGTCGCCA AACACGGAGCTGGGAAAGCGGGCTCCCACTCCGATCCGGGAGAAGGAGGTCAGCCTGTGCATGAAGTGCCAAGAGCCATTTAACTCCATCACGAAACGCCGGCACCACTGCAAGGCCTGTGGGCAC GTGGTGTGTGGCAAATGTTCCGAATTCCGGGCTCGGCTGGTGTACGATAACAACCGCACCAACAGGGTGTGTCGGGATTGCTACGAGGTTCTGCACGGATCGCCAGCGGGAACGCCACAGCGGGCATCGTATTCCCAACGGAGGAAGTCCATCCTGGAG AAACAGGCCTCGGTGGCAGCAGAGAACAGCGTCATCTGCAGCTTCCTGCATTACATGGAGAGGGGAGCCAAGGGCTGGCACAAGGGCTGGTGTGTCATCCCGGAGAATGAGCCCCTCGTGCTCTACATCTACGGAGCCCCTCAG GACGTGAAGGCTCTCCGCAGCGTCCCGCTAATCGGCTTCGAGGTGGGCACCCCGGATCCCGGAGAGAAGACGGAACGTCGGCACTCTTTCCTCATGTCGCAGAGCCACCTCACCCTGCACTTCAGCGCCGAGTCTGAGGACTTGCTGCAGCGCTGGGTGAACGCCCTGTCTCGGGCGGCGCGGGGCGAGGCAGAGGGGGGCAGCGGCACCGATGGACAGCTGGCAGAGCAGGGGCCGTGGGACCACAGCGGATCCCCTCCTGGACTGAGCCAAACCCCCAGCACCTAA